One stretch of Akkermansia sp. RCC_12PD DNA includes these proteins:
- a CDS encoding tRNA-dihydrouridine synthase family protein — translation MHKPMLLALAPMKDVTDLAFIKTLNDLNSLPDYFITEYFRTVAHHKKMAPYIMRSIDENPTGRPIYGQLVGQEPEHLVRDALNLMNHACAGVDLNMGCPAPIVCRRGAGGGMLRSLRAMDSALGALRDSLPAGGFSVKCRLGYETPDEFERILPVIARHTPDRVCIHARTVREGYRSPVHPEWVKWAAETLKCPVIANGNIVDMQTAEAWVRLAAPAGLMAGRAALRNPWIFSQLRAHFRGEAATAPTFRDLLRYIRSLYKRTLEMQDHYVEEKHIHRMKKYLVYTARGLPEEFDHHMKRAKTSRDFMHICEEILDNDTPFPPTPPEDTHLFAHFNALLTQEKACLPAGIQL, via the coding sequence ATGCACAAGCCCATGCTGCTGGCCCTAGCCCCGATGAAAGACGTCACGGACCTGGCTTTTATCAAGACGTTGAACGACTTGAATTCCCTGCCGGATTATTTCATTACGGAGTATTTCAGAACGGTGGCCCATCACAAAAAGATGGCCCCGTACATCATGCGCTCCATAGACGAAAACCCGACCGGGCGCCCCATTTACGGCCAGCTGGTGGGCCAGGAGCCGGAGCACCTGGTCCGGGATGCCCTGAATCTGATGAACCACGCCTGCGCCGGGGTGGACCTGAACATGGGCTGCCCCGCCCCCATCGTGTGCAGGCGGGGTGCCGGAGGCGGCATGCTGCGCTCCCTCCGGGCCATGGATTCCGCCCTGGGAGCGCTCCGGGACTCCCTGCCCGCCGGAGGCTTTTCCGTCAAATGCCGCCTAGGCTACGAGACCCCGGACGAGTTTGAACGCATTCTCCCCGTCATCGCCCGGCACACACCGGACCGGGTATGCATTCATGCCCGCACCGTGCGGGAGGGCTACCGTTCCCCCGTGCATCCGGAGTGGGTCAAATGGGCGGCGGAAACGCTGAAATGCCCGGTCATCGCCAACGGGAATATTGTGGACATGCAAACGGCGGAGGCATGGGTGAGGCTGGCGGCTCCGGCCGGCCTGATGGCAGGCAGGGCCGCCCTGCGCAATCCGTGGATTTTCTCCCAGCTACGCGCCCACTTCCGGGGGGAAGCCGCAACTGCCCCCACGTTCCGGGACCTCCTCCGCTACATCCGCAGCCTGTACAAACGCACGCTGGAAATGCAGGACCATTACGTGGAGGAAAAACACATCCACCGGATGAAAAAGTATCTGGTCTATACCGCCCGGGGCCTTCCGGAAGAGTTTGACCACCACATGAAACGGGCCAAAACCTCGCGCGATTTCATGCACATCTGCGAGGAGATTCTGGACAATGATACCCCCTTCCCGCCCACCCCTCCGGAAGATACCCACCTGTTCGCCCATTTCAACGCCCTTCTCACTCAAGAGAAGGCTTGTCTCCCCGCCGGAATTCAGCTATGA